A single genomic interval of Hemibagrus wyckioides isolate EC202008001 linkage group LG13, SWU_Hwy_1.0, whole genome shotgun sequence harbors:
- the kcnj2a gene encoding inward rectifier potassium channel 2a produces MGSVRANRYSIVSSEEDGMKLATMAVHNGYGNGKSKVHTRHQPQSRFVKKDGHCNVQFINVSEKGQRYLADIFTTCVDIRWRWMLVIFCLAFLLSWLFFGCIFWLVAIFHGDLEGNSPKCVSNVSSFTAAFLFSIETQTTIGYGYRYVTDECPIAVFMVVFQSIVGCIIDAFIIGAVMAKMAKPKKRNETLVFSHNATVAMRDNKLCLMWRVGNLRKSHLVEAHVRAQLLRSRTTAEGEYIPLDQIDIDVGFDSGIDRIFLVSPITIVHEIDEDSPFYDMSKQELDNSEFEIVVILEGMVEATAMTTQCRSSYLASEVLWGHRFEPVLFEEKNYYKVDYSRFHKTYEVPSTPLCSARDLAEKKYILSNSNSFCYENEVVLPNKEEKEEGDGGGLVPTSTHTDTGSDSDHNQASVPLESRPLRRESEI; encoded by the coding sequence ATGGGAAGTGTGCGGGCTAACCGCTACAGCATTGTGTCATCAGAGGAGGACGGGATGAAGCTGGCCACTATGGCGGTGCACAACGGCTATGGAAACGGGAAGAGTAAGGTGCACACTCGGCATCAGCCCCAGAGCAGGTTCGTCAAGAAGGATGGACACTGCAATGTACAGTTCATCAATGTTAGTGAGAAGGGTCAGCGCTATTTGGCTGACATTTTTACTACTTGTGTGGACATTCGCTGGCGCTGGATGCTCGTCATCTTCTGCTTGGCATTCCTGCTCTCATGGCTCTTCTTCGGATGTATCTTCTGGCTGGTGGCCATCTTCCATGGAGACCTGGAAGGCAACAGTCCAAAATGTGTATCGAACGTGAGCAGCTTTACTGCAGCATTTCTTTTCTCCATCGAGACACAAACCACCATTGGCTATGGCTACCGCTATGTGACAGACGAGTGTCCCATTGCTGTCTTCATGGTGGTCTTTCAGAGCATCGTGGGCTGCATCATTGACGCTTTCATAATCGGTGCAGTCATGGCCAAGATGGCTAAGCCTAAGAAGCGAAACGAGACATTGGTGTTCAGCCACAATGCTACTGTGGCCATGAGAGACAACAAGCTGTGTCTAATGTGGAGGGTTGGCAACTTACGCAAGAGCCATCTGGTAGAGGCCCATGTTCGGGCTCAGCTCCTAAGATCTCGTACTACAGCAGAGGGGGAATACATCCCGCTGGACCAAATAGACATTGATGTGGGCTTTGATAGTGGCATTGACCGTATCTTCTTGGTTTCCCCAATAACCATTGTCCATGAGATTGACGAGGACAGCCCTTTTTACGACATGAGCAAGCAGGAGCTAGACAATTCGGAGTTTGAGATTGTGGTGATCTTAGAAGGCATGGTGGAAGCAACAGCCATGACAACTCAGTGCCGTAGCTCATATCTGGCCAGCGAGGTCCTCTGGGGACACCGCTTCGAGCCAGTCTTGTTCGAGGAGAAGAACTACTACAAAGTGGACTATTCACGCTTTCACAAGACCTATGAGGTGCCCAGCACCCCTCTGTGCAGTGCCAGGGACCTTGCAGAGAAAAAATACATCCTTTCCAATTCCAATTCCTTCTGTTACGAGAATGAGGTGGTGCTTCCGAAcaaagaggagaaggaggaaggagaCGGGGGTGGACTGGTGCCCACgagcacacacactgacactggctCAGACTCTGACCACAATCAAGCCAGCGTTCCCTTAGAGTCACGGCCGCTGAGGCGAGAATCAGAAATATGA